The Juglans regia cultivar Chandler chromosome 11, Walnut 2.0, whole genome shotgun sequence genome contains the following window.
AGCTGATGGTTGAATTGCACACCATTTGTAACGTAACAGTACAAAACCACCAGAATAAtgggatatgattttatatgacaGAGCTTAGTCATGGAAACACTTTTCGATGTGGCATACGGAATGGGTGTGGAAAACATGGTACCCCAGTTACCCCGGGATCTGGGATTGGatagaataaagagaaattatatttggaaTCGGAGAGTGTACAAGTCCACTCAATCCCTTTAGAAAAAGTGAGCAAATACGAGATttaaacgaaaaaaataaaatttaattttttaataagggACTCGACTCTTTTGCAAAATGATTGTCCGGAACCTGGGCACTCCACGAATATACGTAGCATTACTGTCGAGAGAACAACCACAATGTTATGACCCAAAATAGCCCTTCCAAAGACCAATAATGGAGTCTACTAGATTACCCACTGAGCCAAGGATGGGGCATTCGTACCATTAGGCCATGATAGTACTTTAGGAATCTAAGGAGCGAAAAACTCAATGCTCAAATGTTTCCAACTTTGCTCACAATAGGTTTGTAACTTTGGCAGTGCAAAGTGCCACAAATGTGACGGACTCAGTTTGGGCAGCGGACGGGGCAGAAGTGTAGTAATACCTAAGATAGAATGCAATCAttcttattttctctttatatatatatatatacacactcaTTTCACTAAACATGCAGCTAGATAAACTTGTAGAATAGTTTATTCTACTTGTGGAGAAATGactagataaaagaaaaaatttataacatacaTAGTGCTTATTCAAGTTATTATGTTTATAGTTATAGCCTGGTTTTACATATCAAAAACATTTATAGATTGATTTCACAAAAAGAATTTCTAACGCATAGAAAGAGATTTAGGACTACCTAAAATATAGTCACTTATAAGTATCAATAAGGGAAGAAAATTACTGAGATTTTTGGTTTGCCAAATTAGTTTACTGGAATGAAAGAAAGCGCACCACATTCAAATGAGTATTGTATTCTGGTAGCTCTGAGACAGCTTCCTAAGAACCCATTAAAGAGTTGGAAAATGGGTACATTCTAGCCTGGTTCATTGTATGGGTATGccttgaattgatttttttttctatatgttTTAAGTGTTCAAATTGTTATGTGAACATCTTAGTCATATTGTCTGCAGGTCAGTACAGCCGAACAAGTTCCAAGTATCAAACTTAACTCTCATATCCTTAAGGTATTTCCCTTACTTTCtgaggactctctctctctctctctctctggtatGTACTAATAGAATAAATTAACGGAAAAATCTATGACTACCAACACCTTTGAATGAGTATTCAGTGCTTCTTCTGGAGTTTTTCAAACTAAAACAAACTGCCTTCTTacctatttatttataaaattatggcaatcgattttatttttttgggtggaATTCAGAATATCTAAGTTTTGGCTCTCATATGGTCATTACAGGAGTCAATCATCAGAAAGATAAACGAAGACCCTGAGGCTGGATGGCAAGCTGCCATGAATCCTCGCTTCTCTAATTATACCGTGAGTCTTCAACTGATGCAAAAAGTTTTGTGATtaagttttgggttttctccACTTTCTTTTATGTGCTTGACAAGTTGCaaaatttctattcattatAAGCTCATTATTTGCCAATTTTTCTTCTCATGCACAGGTTGAGCAATTTAAGCACATTCTTGGAGTCAAACCAACACCTCGAAAGGATTTGCAGAGCACCCCTCTCATAACTCATCCAAAATCCTTAAAGTTGCCCAGTAGTTTTGATGCAAGAACTGCTTGGCCACAGTGTAGTACCATTGGAAGAATTCTAGGTTAGTAACCTGGTTGGTGCTCAAATTTTGTGATCTAGAGATTCTTTCAGAAGTCCTGATGGTTTCCTTTTTTGATATGTCAAATGCTGGACCCGATTTCATTATTAAAGATCAGGTAATTTTGTTTCAAATCCTCGCTTGATTATATCTCCTTACATTGAAGACTTCTGAAAATTCTTAAAACGTCTGGTTTTGGTTATTCAGGGTCACTGTGGTTCTTGTTGGGCTTTTGGTGCTGTTGAATCACTATCAGATCGTTTTTGCATACATTATGGCGTGGTAACTTTAACATCTTATGCGAAGCATTATGACTTCTCTTGTCCATTATAAAtgcaacacacacacacagctgCTACCATGGCATTCCATACTATAAAGTATAAATAAACTACTTTAGTCTAGTAGCTTAGCATTCCACACTTTGGGCAACCAgctatgtgtatgtatgtattaatgGACTATTTTTGGGGTAAATTCCTATATATGGTATACTGCAGAATACATCTCTGTCTGCCAATGATCTTGTAGCATGCTGTGGCTTTATGTGTGGAAGTGGCTGCGATGGGGGCTATCCTATTTATGCATGGCGATACTTCGTCCACCATGGTGTTGTCACTGAAGAGGTAACATGATTTTGCTTGTACTTGTTGCCATGACTCTGtagggtctctctctctctctcgcagtgtgtgcgcgcgcgcttAATTTTATGTCTTGAAATTTTGCCTGAATAAAGTTTCTTTGTTCCACTGGTTGTGTCCTCGTGGTCTGTGCTTTTAATGTAAAGAATTCCCATATGGCAGTGTGACCCGTACTTTGATAATACTGGCTGTTCCCACCCTGGCTGTGAGCCTGCATATCCTACTCCCAAGTGTGTTAGGAAATGTGTAGATAAGAACCAGCTGTGGAGGAATTCAAAGCGCTATAGTGCTAGTGCATATAGAATCAGTTCTGATCCCTACAGTATTATGGCAGAAGTTTACAAGAATGGACCAGTTGAGGTCTCCTTCACCGTTTATGAGGTAAAGAAAGTTCTTGCTTCATATTATTTGCTGAAACTTCTTTTGCATAATTCTTAACATTGTTGgttcttgtttcttttctttttagtgtGGTAATAAGATAATTTCTTCTCCTCTCGATAagcataaaaatagaattttactggaaaaaataagattgtaCAAGAGTATCAAGACATATCTGAGTATCAAGACATAGCCACAACTGAATTAAAGCATGGGGAAAATGTCATTTGCACTGCCTCTTGTCCCTACcattgattttaattaatgttAAAAATCAACAATGCAAATGAAAGGTGTGCGTAAGAGGTGTGCACCATTGGGTAACCATCGCTATCCAGAATTTGGGAGAAAGGATGGGTCCGGAATCGGACTACCCTAATATTTATCTCTCTGGAGCCTGGATTTCTCTTCCATAGATGGTGTATTGGGCTGATTTAGACTTTCATGGCCGATCTTAAACTTCTATTCAGAATACATATGCCAAGTAGACTCCTCATTCCCCTCATCAGTAAGAGATTTTTCTCACAAAATAGTCTGagtgaagtttgagaaattaaattcaGAGATAACCTGATCTCTGCTGTAGCTTTCGTAGGCATTGCCTACTACCATTAAGCTGTCTGGCATCTTTAAATATGGCATTGATAGTGTATCCCCACAAAAGCCCAGTGGTACATATGTATTGGTGTGATTTAGTATGTCTCTACCTCTCATTTGTCCGTTGTGCGATATAGACTGCCTGTCATTGAATTGCTTATTTGCTGAGCCTGTAGAGTTCAGGTTGTTGTTAAAAAGCCATTGGAATCTTGAATTTTCCATTTCTAAAGGCAAATCTCAGTGGTACAGCAAGCAGTTCTGAAGAAAGAAAGCAAAGCTGGAGcctgtcacaaaaaaaaaaaaaaaaaaagaagcaaagctGGGAGCCATTTATTATGCTCCCCTGCATGCACTGTGAAGGCAGCTTGTTCAAACGGTTGAACAAATGATCCGTTAACCACCTGCCCCcccctccccaaaaaaaaaaaagaaaaagaaaaagaaaaagttaggtTATGAAAGAAGGCTGAAGGGACAATACTGGTGTTTCCTCTAGGAACAAGCATGAAGTCTAGTTAGCCGCCAGTCCTGTTTCTCTTGCATATACAGGCCAAATACTCTTGTTATTGGTGGATTGGTTAGTATGAAACTCCTTCCTAATCCGGTCACCTGCCTTTCAAGGTGGAATGCTTTGTAGGGTAGGTCAACTGAGTGcccaccaatatatatatatatatatatagttttttttatcttcaaacCTTTCCTACACCTGTTCATCGGGACTGCCCTGAACAAAATGAATAGGGTTTATCAAGCCAGTACTTTTATtacttatgaaaataaataaataaagccagtacttttattctttcattttttatgttttacaaAATGTTTGAAGATCATTTCCTGTTTATTTCTCTGTGAAAGATATATCCAGATACAGCCTTTAATCTTTCAGTAATTTCGCTTTTAGAGTAGGTTGTAAGAAAATGACGTTttttgtcaattattttctaatagaAATGTACTATCTGACTGCTGGTTCCTTACACCCTTTTACAGGACTTTGCTCACTACAAATCTGGAGTTTACAGACACATTTCAGGTGACGTAATGGGAGGTCATGCTGTAAAGCTAATTGGCTGGGGGACAACTGAGTCCGGGGATGACTATTGGGTATGTGAATATTTATACGAGTCACCTTCAAGCTTTGATACTAGATTTGCAATGttcatattcttatttttacttgtatCTGTGTCAGATCCTTGCAAATCAGTGGAATAGAAGCTGGGGTGATGTATGTTCCTATCCAGTCATTCTCCGCTTTATGTGTGCAttctcaaattctcaatgactaattgattttaatggcaggACGGGTACTTCATGATCCGAAGAGGGACAAACGAGTGCGGTATTGAAGATGATGTGGTTGCTGGTTTGCCTTCAACCAAAAATCTCATAAGAGAGGTTGCAAGCGAGGATGCTGTTGCAGATGTTTCAGCTTGAAAGTAGGTTGTTTATCCCACAAGAACTTCTGCTTGCTGGCTGTTGTGAGCTGGAAGTAACAAAATATGGGTTAATTATGCCATCAAGGTATCAAAATGATGGCAATCAGAAGCTGCTTGGGTGTGAGAATGGACAGATTATAGTTGGTTTGTACAATAATATTGACATCGAGGCCTCAAATCACCTATACGCAAAGAACAAGTTTATATTAATGCAATCACGATATTAGCACAATCCATATATAACCTGTTGATGATTTTTCCGGCGTGGCTGGAGACCAACAACACAGTCGAATGGTTCATGATGTTGGCTTGGGCATTGTTAAGATTTATGGATGGAAAATGCCATGCTCCCCGCTCACCCTTTCCGTTCCCCCTTCCCGCTTGACATGGAATGCCACATTGTAtgtgtttaaaaattaaaaattaaaaattaaagccTCCTGTCGAGTATTTCATCTTTATTCTTCCTTCTTCGTCTCCAATAAACGAACCTATGATACCTATCTTACATCATTTCGTCTTCAAATTCTCGCACCCACTATTTTGTCTTCAATCTTCTGTGAAACCCATCCAATAGCCACTATTTTGTCTTCAATCTTCCGAGAAAGAGAAATCTAAAATCCCATCCCACCAAGAGAAACCATCCATTAACCAGTTCGTCTTTAAGCTAGAGAAACTCACCCCACCAAAGAGAAACCAGTTCCTCCATCCATCCCATGCCCAAAGAGACCCATCCCACGGAAAAAAAGTGTGGAGTTTTAGTAAAGGTCATGTATTATGAGGTTTCAATCAATAAAGGGAGGTGccatcctaaaaaataaaaaaaatatgttcttaTTTTAACATGTAAAAATACACTGATCCCACAAAGAAATCTGTTCTATCTCTTTTTGGTAAAACTaagagattatttttttgttgatctCACACTGGaattgcaactttttttttttttttttgccataaaACTAGAAAttctagataaaaaaatatccgaaaatatatttatctaatAACTAAAAGGAGCCATGAAGAAGATACAGAAgagttttagaaataaaaacaaagtaaGACTAGAAGAgggaaaaaacaagagaaatgatTCTTGTATATCTGTGAGGCACCAAGTTATTAAAATTCCTTGTAATCATTTGGTTAACATTCTTTAATTCAACCTTTCTTACTTCATGATCGACTACACTCATTCGTACCTCCCTCTATTGATTGAAACCTCAAAGTATAGGACCCCTATAAAAATAGAGTACTTAGGAATACCTGAAATACAGGACCCACACAAAGACCAAAACAAATCAAAGAGCTCACTACGATGGGCTCTGGAACGGCCATCCTCTGTATTCTCTATCTTTTACAAAAGGTAGGCTTTcgttggaaattgtgaattttTGCCTCTTGTCTTGACAAGGAAATGAGGAGCAAAGGattgaggagagagggagggatgTTGGGCAAGAGACATgacttgccttttttttttaaataaaaaaattataaaacaaatggCATGCCACGTATAGCTAGAAGATAAAACGATAGTATTGAGCGGTAATTGTAGCAATGTcctttttgaatatttatataataaatagtaaataaaacatACCGTAAATATGAGAGATATTTATTcgacataaaaatataaataaaagtatacATTCACAAGTTATTTGTGAGCAAAATTTATTATATGAGATTCCATTGTAGAAAAGTCTTTTCATCGTAGTCATCAGATCTTTACATGTAGTGGCCCCTTTCTTTTATAGGGGTATCGTTCATTACTCGTTGAATCTAAGCACTCCCATTGGCTTATTTATctcatcttttaaaatatattattaaaatttattttttttatttttttattttacatattgacaTTTACAATACGttgctaaaatttattttttctattttacatactaatttttacaatacgttatacatcaatttatctattttttctttatatcatttaaatattatattctctacacagcatatatttcaaatatttttctatacatcatatattttgatatttgtaatatttatttatgtataatgtaatattttaaattgagtaatactacatgcaGTCATGGAGTGTGCAAGTATCGtgcaattgttttgaaaaaaaatgagatttattattaaaaaattaatattttttatgtggatcccatatttattcgttttttttaaagtgattgcacgacACTTGCACATTCATGACTACAagtattatttctattttaaattacttaaaaaaaagaataaaatgacaaaaaaatacctgtatttattattaacaatatcaaaacTTCTGCATGTATAAAAGTCGAAAAGACTATAAACGGAATGCTAGAGAGTAGATGAGAGATAAGAGAGTGGTGTTGTGCAAAAgtgataaaatgattaaaatgaaaataagataaaaatgaaagaggaagaaatgagaaagataataaaaaattatttggaagAATGAATAATTATCTCTATATATAGAGAATTTATTAcaactaaatataaaataaaaatagaatagatGCTCCAATAGAATGAACTTTTGGAtatctttctttatattatatatattttacaagagTAATTGGGAGTGCTCTTGCCATATGTCATCCTCATCCGTTCActtttcttatctttatttctttgttttttttcttggtaataAGTTGGATGCTAATTAATTTCATATCCAACGAAATCTATGCTGCAAAAACTACTTCAATGGTGGTGATTGTTGTCGAGGATAAATCAATGGGTGATCGTTTTGTTCATCCTGAGGGacaaaatttattagaaaaatggtATGTGATGCACGTTGAAGTTGAGGCGTGTGGTATAGGTACAACGTGCTAGGACCAACTTCTTGTTACTTGTGACATTTAAAAATCTCCAAGTGGCCCTGAGGAACCAAGTTCACGTTGGAGAAGCCAAAGATTCTTTTTACTTATAATGatacaaaatgaaatattaaaacaagtttttaaaagatattttttaaaataatatatgtaattgattttaaaaataaatcatttttcctgtaagtcaataaataaattaataattatataatttttaaaagtttttttaaaaaaaattactgttaAGATCTAATAGAACTATACCCATGTTCAATTTACTCTACGTCTAATAAtcgaaaagaagataaaaaaaaaaggaaaataattataattttatatataagatttattttatcaatttaattttttaaaacttaaattgaaaaaagttatgctagatataaattttaaatatacaaattctatataaatttttttgtaaaaacgTGAgtcatattaataaataataatttttttttattttttaaaatgagatccactgaattatataaaatttatctatttaaaatttatataaattatttctcaatttaaaattttaagttagTAATATTATACGAGAAAGTAAATTTGTTTTAAGCGttgccatttttcttttgttttatattgaGAGGGTTTTGTGGCACGAGAGTGGCCAACAGGGAAGCAGATGTCGGGGAAGAAGACAAAGACATGTGGCGTTGCCGCGTTGGCTTGGGATTCggtaaattactaaattcatccgTTCGCCATTTGCTCACCAGCACTCCACAGCAATGAGTCTTCTTCTCGCCGCCGGTCAGCCCTTCTCTTTGTGCCCGTGCGGTTCGGTTCGGAAGGAAATCTACAGTAGAGGCggagtaagaagattggttcGAACCCGAGCAGCTTTGGTGGAGGCGACGCCAAGAACAGTGCCTGCGCTGAGAGATGGGGCTGGGAATGGGGCCGCCTCCGGGCTGGTCTTTCGAGGGAACCGAGCGGAGGATCTGCAGGCCGAGGCAAAGGCCATGGCTCGTGCCGTCAATGCCTCCGTCTATAGTCCCGAGCTTCTTGCCCTCAAATACGGCTCTCGCCCTTTCAAGGTTGTTCTTGTTCCGTGTTTCTTTTTCGATTTCGCCAGTAAAGGTTATCTGATTGATTCTTCGTTTTCACTGTGGTTAGGTACTGCGGAGGACTCTGCAAATTTTCATTGCGCTTGGTTCGTTCGGCTTAAAACTGTTGGTCGACGAAAGGAATGGCCAGCTCGATCTGAATAAGAGAATTAGGGCCGTGGAGCTGAGAAGAATCTTCACCCGACTGGGCCCTACTTTTGTCAAACTCGGTCAGGGTTTGTCGACCAGGCCCGACCTCTGCCCGCCCGAGTATCTTGAGGAGCTCTCTGAACTTCAGGTATAGTCTTCTTCCTTATCCAATATATCCGTCTCCCTACAATACTTTCCCTGCAATAACCTGCTTCTCTTTCCTTGTTTTTCGTatcattgttgttgttgttattttggtGTTTGGAAAGGAGACCAAGGTGTTGGGCTGTTGGTTTTGCTACTATCACGTCACAAGTTTTGTTATTCTCTCTTTCATCTAGGGGCTCAAAAAATTcacgacatcaacagtggtGTTGGTTGGTTCTATTAGGTGGTTAGCTCAAATGCGGATATGCATCGACCTTAATATCTTGATGTAACGCCATTGAGTCCAAGTCTTGaaatgattcatttttttgttatgaaatcGTATGTCATGGTTTCTCGTCCACAACTACAAGCATATATGCAGAGCTTTGTTTCAGATGCTAAGACAAATATCACTCTCATTGTGATTGAGCAGGATGCTTTACCAACATTCCCAGATGATGAGGCATTTTCGTGCATCGAGAGGGAGCTGGGATTACCACTTGAATCCATATTCTCATCCATATCTCCATCTCCAATTGCGGCTGCAAGTTTAGGTCAAGTTTATAAAGCCCAACTGAAGTATTCTGGGCATGTTGTTGCGGTAAAGGTGCAACGCCCTGGTATTGAAGAAGCTATCGGACTTGATTTCTACCTGATAAGAGCTCTAGGATTTCTAATCAATAAATATGTTGACATAATCTCCAGTGATGTTGTTGCGCTTATTGATGAATTTGCACGCAGAGTTTATCAAGAGCTCAACTATGTACAGGTTAGTTTTCTTAACAATATTTCTGCACTACAAAAAGCATGCATGCTGTCGGAATTGGGGCATCATGTCACTTAAGCCTTAAATATCGTACTTGTACGAGATTCTTTGGGGTTTGAATGTTAATTTGACAGGTCCCTGCAGGAGGGGCAGAATGCAAGGAGGTTTAAGAAATTGTATGCAGACAAGGAAGATGTCCTTGTCCCAGATATTTTCTGGAATTACACCAGTGGCAAAGTATTGACAATGGAGTGGGTTGATGGAGTCAAATTAAATGAGCAAGAGGCCATTGAGAGACAAGGGTTGAGGGTTTTGGATGTGGTGAACACCGGTATACAATGCAGCCTCAGACAGCTGCTTGAATATGGTTATTTTCATGCAGATCCTCATCCTGGTAATCTCTTAGCAACACCTGATGGAAAGCTTGCTTTTCTTGACTTTGGAATGATGAGTGAGACTCCAGAAGCAGCAAGATCTGCTATCATCGGTCATGTTGTTCACATGGTCAATCGAGATTATGAAGCTATGGCTCGTGATTACTATGCTCTTGATTTCTTGTCACCTGATGTAGACGTTTCTCCAATTGTGCCGGCACTTCGAGACTTCTTTGACGGTGCACTTAATTCAACTGTGAGTGAactaaacttcaaaacaatagTGGATGGTCTGGGTGCTGTTCTATATCAATATCCATTTAATGGTGAGTCAATATGGTTGTTATGAATGATTTTCAAGTAGTAATCTGCAAGCTTCTTTTCATCTGTATGATTACAGCAGATTTGGGAAATGGTCCCTGATTGGTTGTTAAGTAGCTAATTAATGTGGTGGATCTTGCAACTGAATTGGGAGTGATTTagttgttatttatatttgtatgaaGGGTTATATGTAGTGGGTCTGTGCTCCATTATGTTGATTCCTTGGCCTTGACTataattgttataaaaaaaagtacaagatTGATTTCTTTGAGTTCAGAATCTATCTTCTGCAATCCCAGAATGTTATAGCTGTACAGCCGTAAAGAACTTGAAGCTTTCCTCACTACTTTTTTGCTGTTTTGATGGCTTGGCTTATTAATGCAGTTCCAGCATATTATGCATTGATATTGAGGTCACTTACTGTACTGGAAGGTTTAGCACTTTACGCTGATCCCAATTTCAAGGTGCTGGCAGCATCATATCCGTACTTTGCTAAAAGGCTTCTAACAGATCCTAACCCATATCTCAGAGATGCTCTTGTTGAGCTGCTTTTCAAGGATGGGAAATTTAGGTATGGCTTTTGTTCCTATATTATGTTTATACTTCTTCTTGTTTGAGTTGGATACTGTATGGTGTTAAAGATTCCCACTTGAAGAATagcttatttttttcttcattgcaGGTGGAACAGACTTGAAAATCTACTGGAACAGGGAAGAAAAGATAGAGACTTTACTGCAAAAGAGGCTTTGCAACCAGTGTTGAAGCTATTGTTGGGTCCTGATGGTGAAGAGCTACGGGGTTTAGTTACTAAAGAGGCTATCCGTGTTACTGAAGCTTTTGCTTTAGGCACAGTAATTGATACATACAATTCTATCCCTGATCTTCCGAGGAGTCTAATATTTAATGGCAATGCAACTGGACCTCTAATGATGAGTAACGTCGAAAAGGAAAGCATGATAGGACTTCGAGATCAAGTTTCAAGGATCTGGGGACTTCTGCAATCCTCGGAACAGTTTGATCCAGCTGTTTTGCAGCCTATTTTACTGGTAAGAACCATTGTTTGCTGCAtgattatctttttctttatccTTTCTAGGTTTGGGAGGGTATGATATTGAGAAATAATTGCATCATAAGTATCAGAACGGCTGAAAAAGGGTGATACTCGCTCTAGAACACACTAATGATAGAAGATAACAAATCCCAATATTTTGGAGCTTCCACAATTAAATGTAAGATACAAAGCAATTCCTATCACTTATATCTGGTGAGATAAATAGTTCTCTATTTGTATTACCGTAAACCTCTTCGTGCTATTTGTTAGCTTTGTCCTCAGCAGAGTCTCCAGGTTTCAATTGTCTTCCATTGTGAAATTTATTCAGTAAATTGAAAGATCTAATatggaaaggaaataaagaatgCACAACGCCAATGATGTATTGAAAtcacagagaaaaaaaatgatacttgctttaataaaaaattattttacttgagAGAGttcaacttatttatatttgtttctaAGGGTAATTGTTGAAAAATACATGAGTAGGTCCTTCAACAACCCGAAGCACGCAGTCTAGGTGGGCGTATTATTGGTGGGATCACTCAACGTCTTGCCGCTCGCTTACTGCAACAAGTACTCCGAGTTCCAGCAGCTGGTTCTGCTCCAACCTTGTGATAATGGCAACTGTTTTTGGGTAAGCTAGAAGATGTGCCTTGTAAATTTCTTGTCAAcagtgatttgaaaaaaaaaatgcttactGTAATCTTCTTCCCCTACATTTTCATCGATTGTTAAAATGAAAAAGGCAGAACTAAATCACTTTTggaatatatacatgtatattgGATTTAACAGAGAAGTCGTCcagatttcttttaaattgtGAACGAATTCCATGGTTTCCCCAACGATcgatcagtttttttttttttttttttgtgctccGAAATTTTTCATGTTTGCAACATATCCATTGCAGTTACTCAAAAAGAATTTGTACATTAGACAGTAACTACAGTTTAGTCATTTCATTGCTTATATTGGATAACTAGttactaaaattattttatattaacattTAAACAAGTTTCAGTTAAAAATATGCTTAAAAAGGCTAAAGAATTGTCTTGATTGGCATGATGTGGATGATAGAGCATGTCCTATGCCAAATTCGCAATCTTCAATTCTGACCAGAAATTACATTACAATTGAGGAGATAAATAAATGTATGAAAAATGCTTATATGACTTAAATGTGTTCACCAAATATGTTCactcatattataaattttttctttcttaatgattaaataagtgattattaataaatttgtattttttttaatagttaagaatgtttgaaaaatgcttaaaagaaaaagatcgtGCTTTTAACAAACCAGGTTACCCATACCCGGTCCACCCAGCCCTGTTCTAAgttttacattaatttttttagaaagtaaaaaaatatcctACCCTTGTCGATATGAATATATAGAGGCATGTTTATAAGCTAATAAACTGGATTAGTTTTAAATGAATTCGATAtatcatttaaaactatcttaGCCCTAAACTGAATTAAAAACTGGATTATATTTTTAAGCTCTCtcatgagataattttaaatgaattgaataaaatattattttttaatattattattattttaaaatttaaaaaaattgaattatttattatattttatatgaaaatttaaaaaaattacaataataagataagatgaaacacttttactatccaaattaaGCCTTAATGTCTAGAGCATGCCATTTCTATGTCGGCGGATTTGGCAAGTTTTGGCACTTTGCTAAGGAGTAATATCAAGCGAATCTTTACTTGATCATTAGCTGAATAATTATTTGAGAGACCATCTAATTAAGTTAATTTACAATCAAGTTtcttcacaaatattttcatatcCTCTAAGTtaaataacattattaatacCAGAAACAGGATGAGTCAACAAATGTAAAGGTGTATAACGCTATTCTTAAATAATCTGTT
Protein-coding sequences here:
- the LOC109007754 gene encoding cathepsin B-like protease 3, with product MATIPFYWASLLLLFLGAAVAEVSTAEQVPSIKLNSHILKESIIRKINEDPEAGWQAAMNPRFSNYTVEQFKHILGVKPTPRKDLQSTPLITHPKSLKLPSSFDARTAWPQCSTIGRILDQGHCGSCWAFGAVESLSDRFCIHYGVNTSLSANDLVACCGFMCGSGCDGGYPIYAWRYFVHHGVVTEECDPYFDNTGCSHPGCEPAYPTPKCVRKCVDKNQLWRNSKRYSASAYRISSDPYSIMAEVYKNGPVEVSFTVYEDFAHYKSGVYRHISGDVMGGHAVKLIGWGTTESGDDYWILANQWNRSWGDDGYFMIRRGTNECGIEDDVVAGLPSTKNLIREVASEDAVADVSA
- the LOC109007753 gene encoding protein ACTIVITY OF BC1 COMPLEX KINASE 3, chloroplastic, with amino-acid sequence MSLLLAAGQPFSLCPCGSVRKEIYSRGGVRRLVRTRAALVEATPRTVPALRDGAGNGAASGLVFRGNRAEDLQAEAKAMARAVNASVYSPELLALKYGSRPFKVLRRTLQIFIALGSFGLKLLVDERNGQLDLNKRIRAVELRRIFTRLGPTFVKLGQGLSTRPDLCPPEYLEELSELQDALPTFPDDEAFSCIERELGLPLESIFSSISPSPIAAASLGQVYKAQLKYSGHVVAVKVQRPGIEEAIGLDFYLIRALGFLINKYVDIISSDVVALIDEFARRVYQELNYVQEGQNARRFKKLYADKEDVLVPDIFWNYTSGKVLTMEWVDGVKLNEQEAIERQGLRVLDVVNTGIQCSLRQLLEYGYFHADPHPGNLLATPDGKLAFLDFGMMSETPEAARSAIIGHVVHMVNRDYEAMARDYYALDFLSPDVDVSPIVPALRDFFDGALNSTVSELNFKTIVDGLGAVLYQYPFNVPAYYALILRSLTVLEGLALYADPNFKVLAASYPYFAKRLLTDPNPYLRDALVELLFKDGKFRWNRLENLLEQGRKDRDFTAKEALQPVLKLLLGPDGEELRGLVTKEAIRVTEAFALGTVIDTYNSIPDLPRSLIFNGNATGPLMMSNVEKESMIGLRDQVSRIWGLLQSSEQFDPAVLQPILLVLQQPEARSLGGRIIGGITQRLAARLLQQVLRVPAAGSAPTL